The genome window GAGCAAATAATAAAAGTCTGAACACTGTTTTTAGGACTTAGCCACTAAACAACAGGTGACTGAGGTAGTGCTTTCAGTGACTATGACAGGAGACGCATGGTTCACACATAGAGTTCAGGGCTTCAGGATTGTGACAGTTATTCATTTGTTGATCGTGAGTTttgtgtaataaaaataaaaatcacaaaaggTCAGCAGTTAAACTCTGGAGAAAGTGTAAAATGACTGTCATGTGGCGCTTTGTTCATTATGCAAGTTGTTACAGCGCACCAACACAGCAGTAACTGCCTCGCACAAACACCCCGCTGAAGCAGTCTCATACGAATGACGCCAACAGAGGCACTTGGTGACACAATGACAAGTGTTATATGTAGATTAGCCTGCGAGCCAGACAGATTACAAGCTTATTTTCTTCATGTTGCAAGGTCTGCCTTCATTGCTGTTTCCTGATGGACAAAGTGCTTGTCTGAGATAGAGTTGTTTGTGTTGACAATTCTAACTTCCTAGGCAGtgcaaagacagaggaagcagCCTCGCCATATATTTTCAGTTGAAATCTTTGTTGTTGGTTGAAAAGAGGCTTCGAGTTTGATGATCCACCTCTTTGGTTCTGTCTCTGCTCCGTGTCTCAAACACAAAGGTCAGTTCCTGCTGAAACCTGATGTTCCACTTCCTCATCTGGTCCTGAGCTTCCTGCTTCGGAGGGACAGGAAGCTCAGTAGTGGCCTTCATGATGTCTTAACCAGTATGTTCCAGACTAAAAGCAGATGTTGTTATTATAATGATGGTCAGCTTAGATTTATTCATGATCATACAGTTTTATGCCCAGCATAATATGGCATCCATTTTAGTAACCCCTACTGTGACAGTCACGATTCCAGTGGTCCTTGTTGTCCAGACTTGATCAGTCTTTCAGCCAGTTGGGGCATTCAGCTGAAGGTGGCGTGATTTATGACTGCAACTGCTGCGGAGCGCAGACCCCGGTGCATCTCACATTCTTCGTAGAGTCTTCCAAGTAAAGTTGTCATACAGCCAAGCTGTAACACTGCAGATTTTCATCCTCTCAGCTGGCCGTGGCCGTCAAGTCGGAGGAGCACTTGCAGAATCCTTGGCTGTGATCACATACACCCACCCCTTGATTAAACACACCCAAATTAGCTATGTGGAGAACTTGTAGTCAGCCCTGCCTGTCCCTCAGCAGCTGAGCACTCAAATTTGTGCTGCTCAGCCCCCCCCCCgcagtgtgtttgttcagggGGAGTATACTCTTGGGCAAGTTTTTGTTTCAAAGGCAACATAATATTCCAATAGCTCATCTGCAGCTGATACTTACTGTGTATTAACTCTCAGTTCTCATCTATTGGCACATAAGAAAATGTAAGTGATACTACTAGAAGCTTTTTGACACTTTTCAAGCTTCTCATGATCAAGCTAATACACACTGGGATTGAGAAAGTCGCAAAACTCAGTCGATCGGTCCCTTGCTTTAGTCAATATCTCATCAATCATTGACAATCATTGACAATAGACATTCATGTCACCCAGTAGATGAATCCCACAAactcttttttattctttcatttatGGTTATCACAGATATTCTTATTACTTTgttgatcctctgacttttcatctataGCTATCATCAGGTCTGAGTTTGAATTTGTCCAGTCCTTTACTTTTTGACCAAAGACCTGAAAAACTGTCGACACTCCCATtagcctcagctgcactttgtgttaAGTGCTAGTTGATGTTTAGCCTCTTGCATGCCAATATAAATAAACTTAGATGGTGATCCTTGTAAATATTACCTGCAAAACATgccagcatgttagcattgtcaccATAAGCGTGTTAGCATACTGATACTAGTATCAAGCTGCAGCTAAGTGCATCCTCACAgggctgctagcatggctatagACTCTCAGTCTACTTTACTTGTATTGAATTAGTTGCCAGGCGACCTCAGCTGGTAGAAAACTCGGCTTGGAGGCATTGGGAGGATTTTAGGCCTCGAGAGAGTTCAGTCATTAAGATAGATAGTTCTGTTTCTAGTTAGGacaccccccaacccccttTCCCTCCATCACTCACCAGCCCTCTGAAGGCAAATACTTGGCAGACATCTTTAAGCGCAAACACTCTGGATCTACCAGTTTCCTTGGTGCTCTCAGCGATCTTTATGTGGTCTCCTTTTTTTGTCTGCCTGGTTTCCTCTGAGAGCCACTAGAGGTCACAGCATGGGCCTCGGAGTCTTTGTTTTGCCCCATAATGGCTCTATTCTCCCACAGCAGCAAAGACTTCCAAGCCTGCAAGACATAGGACACCATTGTGACTCACAGAGGTGGTAACATGAGGAAGATGCACAGAGGTATGAGACTGTCTATGGGGGTACATGCAGAGTAAATTACTTACTgttgaaatgatgatgaaatattaagtagttcacactcacagtgatagtgtttctggttgttttaacaaTAGGAATGAAAAATTAGTAACCAACAGTAACCAAATGATATGTGGGAGAAAGAACTCTGGACTTTATTATTGTCTGTTAGTGTTGATGACTTATTCTCATGGTCTAACAAAATGCAATAAGCTGACCACAAAACACCCATTCAAAATCCAGGCCCACTAGAGGCAAATAGAGGAAGTTGTGAGTGTCcaattacagtaattacagtacAAAATACACTACTGTGTAATGTGATATGTCATCTATTTTATTATCGACCCACGAAATTTTGTAGAAAGCTGTAATCAAATTTGATTGTGCTGTATGTTACTTAAATTGTGTGGATTTAGTTAATTTGTCTCcataaaatacacattaaatGTTGTCCAAACCAAACAGACGTATCGAACTAAGGTTGACAAAATGCTCCAAGGTGAGCCATATCTGCTGAGGCTTGTTGGTTCATTTGAAATGGCTTTTTTGTGGAAGTGCATGTTCCAGTAAGAGAAAACTATTTAACAGCTCTATAAACTGTAGTAACATTAACAaaacctcctcttcttctcataTGACTGAATCAACACCATCATGAAGAGGGAGATCACAGTAACGCCCAAACCAGAGGGAAACAAAAGCCCAAGTTCCTGTGCCTGTCCGTCCTTTTCTAAACCTCTTATCCTGTTCAGGGTCACAGGACGCAGGAGTCCTCGCTCACTGGGCCAGGGAAGTCAAGCCTGTCACAACATATATAGAAAAGCACATTGACAGTGAAAATTAAGAGTTTAACTTAAATATCTTAAGATGTAGAAATATGGAGAGGGTATGTGAACTCCACGCAGGAAACCCCCTGTCAGCCGTCATGTTCAGACTCTTCTTGCTCTAAAGTGACAGTGTTAACCACTGAGCCCACATGCTGCCTAAACCCCTGTGTATAGTTTTATATGATCCTGTAGTAGCCTTTGGTTTTTCATCTTAGATTAGCTGGAGTTGGTTTGAAGATTATAGTTTGGATTATATACAGAGATCCTTCCAGAAGCCGCTCATTTTGTCAGAAAAGTAGAGATTTTATTTTAGGTCTGTCTCATCCTATCCAGTTCACTGTTTGTCCTGCTGTAGTcaacaaaatgtcctcacatcTTAGTCTGGTTTTCCTCACATTCATTCAATGCACAAGTCATTTCATAAACAAAAGACAAGATGAAACTTAGTAACACTGCTGTCTTCAGTGGGTTTTTTCTCTATGAACAGagtaattgttttgtctgtaaaaagtgaaaaatgtcaattatCATTTCCCAGAGCCCCGATTTAATCTGATAAGACCCAGAGATATacagtttgttattgtgtgtgataaggaaaagcatcaaatccacACATTTAAGAACCTGGAACCAAATATTTTaagcattattttcttttaatcaacTGATTGTTTCAGCTTTGGTACATATTATCTTAAGCTATATATGTGTATCCTCAAAACCATAGTCAACGTTTGTAGTGTATCAGACTCTAGACACAAGTCTCCAGACAGTAACTGAACACATATGTTTTCCTGAATTCTGTCTTGTCTTTCAGCAAAGAAATGCGACGTTGCAGTTGTCACtgatagaaaacagagagagagagggagagataggtACTGAGAGAACTTTGAGTGactaaagaagaaaagaaaactttcCAATGGGCTTTCATTTTTTCCAAGTAAAGTCATTCATAGGCAGGACACACCAATTACACAGCCTCGTGTCTCAGAAAAAGGCGGAAAAAAAGTGTCCCATTTCAGTGTTAGACAGAAAATAGATGTCACGTGGGGGAAAGTTTCAGGTAGAGAAAGGACAAGTAGAAGATCGACAGggtggggggaaaaagaaagatcTGGCAAGCAGCAAAGAGTGAAGGCAAGACAGTGTGTTCCTGATTGTTTGTCTTGAGCAGAAAACGTGAGTTAGCTGTAATCGGATCTCAGCTGTGGTGAGATCATACGCGAGGCCTGCCAGCAGCCTCACAAAGAGCAGTCCACCCATAAGCCTTGAGCCCCACTGCAGCCCTCTGTGGCTCTCTACAGGCCTGCCAGCTTAAATATCATATATAATTTCTCAAGAGCACTAGATGGTTTTTGCAGGGCGGTAacatctgctgctctgctgtcatttTTGGATATAGATAGTTTGTCCAATAGTAATTATCATCAGTTAAGTGTTTACTTATATCTGTATCAATAAGCAAGGTGGCTGAGTAGGGGTAATGTCACAGTTATAACAATAAAAGTATATAAAAGTTATTAAATTActcacagaaaacactgctcaATTGTTTTCTCCTTCCCATGTAATTCTTAAAGGGCAGCTACAACTAGATTATTTTAATTGTGTTAAAAAGCGATTAAGTGGAGCCAAATCACTCTTGTCAGGCGACTGATTCTTCACGACTGTCAGAGTTCACGACCCCGAATGACTGAGGGGGACAGGAGCTGGACAGGGGTCCTGGCACATGGAGTATAGCGAGTGAATGAGCTGCTTGTGTGCATGCCCGGGCACACTGGATTGCGCCGAGTTGCATAGCGTTGTGTGTCGAGTTTGTGACAGCTGCACATACAGAGCGGTGAGGAAGAAGTCGCAGTTGACAGGAAGATTTCACACTTCACCTTCACCCCCGGAGtacttttttagttttctgtgttGATCGGGatgaaattgttttattttaaacaagaCTGAGATTCACCCACGTCTTCTTTCCCTAATTAAtcatcattttctcctctcttgcaGACTCCTGCTCAGATGGACTTGAGATAACGCCACCAGAGGTTCTACCCTGGTCCTGAACTTCAGCTGAACACCACAGCCTCCCACATTCAGCTAGAATGGCAGATCCCACTGGGCTGAGCTCTGAAGGGGCGGGGGCGGGCATGACTGAGGTCGACGCCTGTAGTTTGGAGATAGAGAGGAAGTATGATGTCATCCCTGCCGTCATCTGCTCCATGTGTTGCCTGTTCGGCATCATCTACTGCTTCTTTGGTGAGGACCCCTGCCCTAGGATGACATAACCCACAGTTAAAATGTCACTTATTGTATACATATGTGCTATAGATGTATATTATGGTTATGTAATGGGTTTATGCTGTTCCTCTAAACTCTCAGTTCCTCATCGCCTCTCCTGTGCCCCTTGTTTCCAGGTTACCGCTGTTTCAAGGCCGTCATGTTCCTGTCTGGCCTGATGTTCGGCTCCGTCATCATTTTCTTGCTGTGCCACAAGGAGCACGTGCTGGACACCCAGCTGAGCGTCGAGGCCAGTGCGGGAATTGGCCTCGGCATTGGCCTGCTGTGCGGCCTGGTCACAATGTTGGTGCGAAGTGTCGGCCTCTTCATGACCGGCCTGCTGCTGGGACTCCTCCTGGCTCTCGCCGCCCTGCTGGTCACTCACCAGTTCTACACCCCAACCACGGTCTGGGTGCCGCTGGGCGCCCTCCTGGGAACGGGCATGCTGTTCGCCGTGCTGACGCTGCAGTGGCAGAAGCTCTTCACCATGGTCTCCACAGGCTGTGTTCGGGGCAGCCATCATGACAGTGTGCGCTGATTACTTTGTGGAGATGCTGGCGCTGGCCACACACGTGTATGACTGCTTGCGCCTCACATCCGGGCCGCCTCTCTGCTGGTACAGCTGGGTCATTCTGGGCATCTGGCCCGCCCTCAGCCTCATAGGAGTACTGGTCCAGTGGAAACTGACGGATGACAGCTTCTCACACACTGAGGGTAAGGATGACATATCACGCTTTGACTGTGAGGTCTGTCGTAGTAGTGATGGGTCAGGgtctgtatttatcaaacttcAGAGAAGTAGAGTAGAGAAGTAGGAGTAATAAGGTCTTGGCTGACACATTTCCAGTGACTTACTTCTACTTAAAGTGACAGTTAAAGAGTAACATTTAAAGGCAACTTTCAAGCTACCAAACTACCTTTGTTCATTAtctaaaaaaatctgtaaaccTTCTGCAAAAATGTagtgttattttaatattttatgttttttcattttatttttgtgaaatccTCAATTTTTGTATTAGTAACTACCATGTGAAATTGACAGCTGTCTAATTTATTTAAgtacataaatatattaatagggaagtaaaaatgaaattgaaacaaagagaaaaaaaacaacctggagTCTAAATCTTCAACGTAGTTGCAGAATTTTACTTTCAGCAGTACGGGGctcagatgttttcatttttgattttacagatatatatatacttcACTTCATGTCTTTGTATTTCCCTTCTGCTCTTAGTTGTTATCAGCCGGCGACAGAAGAGAGTCCAGCTGATGCGGATTCGAGAGAAGGACGCCAAGAAGCGACAGCAGGCAGGTGGGCAGGAAGGCACATACCGTCGTAAACCCACCCCAGTGAAACGTTACGCTGGGGATCTACTGGCACCGGTCAGTGTCACCCAACATGGCGTGTGCTGTAGTTGCtgattattgtaaaaaaaaaagaacaacaacaaaaaaaacaggcttgTTTCTAGGTTCTTTTCACAGTGAGACCATTTTTATGTACCTCACTCATCTCTCCCTGTGTTGTTGCTCTTCCCTTAGAGCTACCTGCAAAGTCTGCGGGACAGACAGATGGGCACAGGCACTTCCCTTAGCAGCATGGGCACCGCCAACCACACCATGATCGACCTGGACTACGACACTGGCTCCACTGTGCCCCTCACAGCAACAACCCCGGTCGTCAGGGTCTGAGCAACACAGAGATAAGAAAGGACTATTTGATGCCCTCTGGTTCTCCAACAGCTTCCCCTTAATGTAGAGTAGAACCTATAAACTGCTCCGCTCAGCTAAGGGTTTTTATCGCCCTTAAGCTGATTTGGAGCGCAGTTGGATTTTCTCTGGGTGTCGGTGAAAGACAATGCTGCTTTTTGGGGAGAAGGAAGAAATGTCAAGCTCCTGCTTGGTGAAAGCTACAACCACTACAACCACCGTGTTTCTCGAGAGAAACACTTAAAGACAGTTACTAACGAAGTAAAGTAAGGTCCTCCATTTCCTTTCATCGTGTATTAAATACATAACAGCAAGTACGAGCCTCAAAAATGGATGTTCATCTGTTTTGGTAGTGAATATAACAAGCGGTTTGTTTGACATTACTGTACTTAAAAAGTTAGTCATCGCCATAAAGTGTTGTGTTATTACCCATCTTACTGTTTAACTGTGTGGTCATAGGATTTTGTGTGATGAttttgtgtacttttttttaGATGAAGCGTGGTGAGAGAGTACATGTAGATGAGAGATGTGCCCATGAACATGACAAAGTGaagcaaaaaatgaaatgataaaataaaataaaccgTTCGTATTTAAAAGCTCTTTGCATAAGCTTTTCGCCGAACATTTTCTAGCAGCACTCTAATAATTCTGtgaccttttttgtttttaatgtagcTCCTGTCAGAATACAGTAGGTGAAGAATTTAGACTGTTGCTTGTGGAGtaaacattttataatttattttacataacGACCAAGTACCTGGTAGTGttgaaaaaaggacaaaaaaacaaagcatgtttgttgttcatttgtagatttttaaataattattctctttgttctttgaatttttttttttttttttttgcgggGACAGTGCACTTGTTACCTGAATCTGTACATACCTGTTGATAGAAATttcaaagataaataaatgtgtttgataCAAAAAGCAGGTTTCATTCATCGCTTGAGTCGGATCAGTTGCACTGTTTGTCTCCCTGGGC of Lates calcarifer isolate ASB-BC8 linkage group LG12, TLL_Latcal_v3, whole genome shotgun sequence contains these proteins:
- the LOC108898954 gene encoding LOW QUALITY PROTEIN: transmembrane protein 198-like (The sequence of the model RefSeq protein was modified relative to this genomic sequence to represent the inferred CDS: deleted 1 base in 1 codon) encodes the protein MADPTGLSSEGAGAGMTEVDACSLEIERKYDVIPAVICSMCCLFGIIYCFFGYRCFKAVMFLSGLMFGSVIIFLLCHKEHVLDTQLSVEASAGIGLGIGLLCGLVTMLVRSVGLFMTGLLLGLLLALAALLVTHQFYTPTTVWVPLGALLGTGMLFAVLTLQWQKLFTMVSTAVFGAAIMTVCADYFVEMLALATHVYDCLRLTSGPPLCWYSWVILGIWPALSLIGVLVQWKLTDDSFSHTEVVISRRQKRVQLMRIREKDAKKRQQAGGQEGTYRRKPTPVKRYAGDLLAPSYLQSLRDRQMGTGTSLSSMGTANHTMIDLDYDTGSTVPLTATTPVVRV